Part of the Sphingomonadaceae bacterium OTU29LAMAA1 genome, ATCGCGCTTATGAGCGCCGCTCCGGTTCCCAAAGTCGGCTTTTAGTGGCGTAAGAACGGGCGGGTCATCCCGTGAAAACTATCCGATCTCAAGAAATTGCGGATGATAACTCTCGGTGCACTATCCGGTGACAATTTGCGCAGAGGCATACCAAGTCAGCCAACCTAGTTACGTGTCCTGCCCTCATATCTGCGACCTGTGTGCCCGCGTGGTGCACCTCGATCACGGCGTCGCCGTGCGGGCCCAGAGCATCGCTTGGCACGATCCCGCATCGTTCGCAGTGAAGGTATCCCAGCTCCTCCAGCATCGCCCGTCGCTTCGCCGCAGCCAAAGTCGGCTTTCTCTCCCGGATAAGGTGTGCCACCAGCCTGGGCTGCCCCTCTGCCGCCGCAAGATCAGGGTCGACAGGATCAACGCCGCCGCCTGCCAAGACCTCATCCTTGCGTACAATTGGATAGCCGGCGGCTTCCAGAGTTTGGAAACAGGGCGTGCCTGTACCAGCGGTGAAATGCTCCGGTCGCGCATCAATCCCGGTAGCTGCTTGCAGGGCGAGGCCGAACACCTTCTTTGGCGCCAATCGCGTTCCGTCTGGGGCGATCAGGTCAAAGTCGCGCGAAGGCGCAAAGCTAGGTGCCTCGCCACCGCCGAGCAGGTGCTGAACGGCCTGGTCAATGTGAGCGTGTGTTATGCGCCGCAGCTGCGATGTGGACAGCCTGCCGCTGTCTTCTACCGTGTCTCTGCTTGCTTTGCCTTGAACTACCGCAGCAAGAGCCTCCGGGCTGCAGCCCGGCGCGGTTATCAGTATGCGGCGCCATGCACCGTTACTGGAACTGCCAGCGTTCATGGCCCGTATCAGCCCGTTGAAGCGCTCTACAACCGATCCGGCGCGGGCGACTTGAAGTCGTCGAGAATCAAGGGGCTGTTGCTTCACCGGGCTGCTATCAAGGTATACGTCGTAGGCGACGCTCGCCGCGTCCAATTGGAAGAGCATCATCTCCAGCGCCTGCCGATAGTCGCGGTTTCGGTCCTTTCCGCTGCGGCTGTGGAGAACGATGCCGCGCCGATCAATTTCGGCACGGGCGTTTAGCACCGCGCCGTTTGCCGCCAGGAGAACAACGTCAGGCATGATTGATACGTAACTCCGGCAGACAGTTGCCAAGGCGATGTATCGTCGCGAAGGTAAGTGGTGAGTAGAATTTTCCTCGGGGTGACGCACCGCCCATGGTTCGACTTTCTCGCCAAGCGAGCACCGGATGAGGTCAACTTCTGGCAGCCGTCGGGTACAGGTGCCTTCAAGGCGTTGCAGCCTGGCGACCTGTTTCTGTTCAAGCTGAAGGGTGCCGATGGCGCTATTGGCGGCGGCGGGGTGTTCGGCCATGCGTCTTTGGCGCCAGTGTCGCTGGCCTGGGATGCCTTCGGCGAGAAGAACGGCAATGCATCGCTGGCTGAGATGCGGGCCACGATCGGCAAGCTTCGCCGGGATGCGGTACACGCAGCTGGTCGCAACGATCCCGTGATCGGTTGTCGCATCCTGACGGAGCCGTTCTTCTGGCAACCTGCCGACTGGATACCGGTACCCGCAGACTGGCATTCGAACATCGTAGTTGGGAAAGGCTACGACGCCAACTCGGACGAGGGGCTTCAGCTCTGGCATGCCGTGCAGGAACGTCTCGCCATGACACCAGCCGCTCCCGTACCCGCCAATGGCGCCCGCTACGGAGCGCCGATGCTGATGCGGCAGCGGCTTGGACAAGGCGCCTTCCGCCTGGCGGTCACCGATGGATATAACCGGCGGTGCGCTGTGTCTGGCGAGAAAACCCTACCCATCCTCGACGCTGCACATATCCGCAGTTACGCGGATGGCGGGGATCACGACGTTGCCAACGGCTTGCTGCTACGAACCGATATACATCGGCTATTCGACCTCGGTTATGTGACTGTGACCGACAAGCGTACGTTCGCGGTCAGCGAGAGGCTAAAGGCCGACTTCGACAATGGCGTGCATTATTATGCCATGCAGGGGCAGGAACTAGCAACGCCAACAAGAGGCTTCCCGCCTGCATCCCTGGACGCGCTACGGTGGCACCGTGAGAACAGGTACCTGGGGTAAGGGCCAATAATGCCAGTTCAACCCGATTTTCAGTCCGCTGATCTATGCTGCTATCGTGTACCAGTCAGACACATACCCGATTGCTGGTCCCTACCGACTCATTTGGGCGCATCCCTAACTTCGGGATAACAGCGTAGTAATGCGAAAAATATTTCGATCCAGTCAGCCCAAGCCCCTAAATATCCCGATGCTACGGCTAGCGTTACGCTGTTACACACCGGCACTGCCCCAAATACCAAAGTAAAACCAAACTCGGCATCTACGCGTTATAAAAAAGTGGGTGCCCACTGGGTAACAGCGTAACGCATTTAGCCTTCCACGCAGCTATCCATCGCGCGCGATAAGAAGACCAGTTACCTCCTCAAATCGCGCACGAGCGATTTCCAGTGCCGGGAACGGGTAAACACGCACGGTAGAGCTCGAGTAATCGCCGTTTGATACCCGTTTTGTAGTCGACTTGAACCCTGACGGCATATATTTTGGCAGCTGCATCGCCAGTTGGCGTTCGCTAAATGCCATCCCCTGGGAGGTGGCAAACAGGCGAAAGTCTTCGCTAAGGTCACGGGCTGGCACGTTCACCGTGTCGGTTTCACTCCAATGATGAACCGGTGACCCGAGAGAGGCAGTGCCGGTGGTGATCTGCACCCCTTCGGTGAGCCGCTCGTACAGGTAGGCGCGGACAGGGTCGTTGACGAGGTTCAGTAATTTTTGCCGCTTGAGCGCTTCCGTTTCCGGTATCACCTCCGCGTTCCACCCCCGGATATCCCGGCTAAGCAGCTCCCCGAGCATGGCAGCATAGCCGCCCGTCTCCATCTGCTCGACCATGCGCCCAAAGTACGCCCGCCTGGCATTCGGGTCGGCCTGGTGCGGATTGGTGACCTCAAACACGGCGTAACGTCGCTCTGACCCGTCGGCGCGCACCACATGCTCGTTGTTCGACGTCACGATGATGCGCAGATGGTTCGGGGCAGTCCAAACCCCGAAGAACTTACCCTCAAGCCGCAATGTTGTGCGGGTTACTAGGTCCTTTAACGTGCCGTCGGCGGCCCGGTTCTGCGGAGCAATCGCCTCCTCCAGCCCAAGTAGCACCGTCGTTTCCAGTCGGTCGTTAAAGCGGCCAATAGCATCGTCCATCCTTGAGGTGACGAACGTATGCTGACCAAACAGATAGCCGAATAGCTCGATGATGATGCTCTTGCCGGCACCTTTCTTGCCGAGCAGGACTAGGGCTGTTCCAATCGGCTTGTCGAGGTGCTGAACGGCAAACGCCAACCAATTTAGAATATACTGGTAGCCTGCCTCATCGCCGCCAGCGACGTGAAGGCGCAAGTGCTCCTTCAGCAACCGCCAGCCATCCGGATTATCGACGGGTTCGACTGCAAACCCCCGCCATAGATTTAGGAATTCGGACGAAAGGGATTGGCCTGGTGCAAAAATGACGTTGTCGTATGATCGACGGCGGGGCGAGCTGAACCAAAGATCACCTTGGCTCATGCGTTTATCTTTCTTCTTAGTTTGTCGTTCGTCGTCATGCGGCAGCTCAATCGACCGCACGAAACGATCGACAAAATCGCGTTTTGATAGGTACGTTTCAGTGTACCGGCCAAAGCGCGGATCGAAGCTTTCCCAAAGGACGCCGACCTTACCCCCCCGTACAACGATCGCGTGGTCTTCGTTTAGTTCCTCGACAGATGCGGTAGCGATCGCAGCTTGACCGATCTCAACGTTCGGGATTGAGCCAACGCCATTTTTTGAACGCTCACGGACAACGGCGGCAGCTTTACGGAACAGCCACGCCAGCGAGTCAGCGCGAAACGCCTTCTCATGCGCGTAGCCTGCCCAGAGTTTCGCGGGCTCACCTGTGCGATATTTGCCTTCGCTGTCTTGCGACCACTCGTCGAAGACTGCCAGCCCTGCTTCACCATAGGCATAAAACAGACATCTCGCGATCCGCCGCCATTCGGCAGCATACATGTCAGCGTCGAGCACAGAGAGCGCAACCGCAGCGTGCGCTATCTCGACTTTTGTGTATCCTGGCTTGTAGCCAAGTAATCGGTGCTGCTCAGCCTCTTCGCGCGCGTCATTGGTGATATGGGCGACGCTCGAGGGGTCAATCCGTCGAGCTGATGCCAATAGAGCCTGTATCAACTCGCTATCAGAGAGCCCCTCAGGAACCGGATCAGCCAAGTCCCATTTCTCGCCAAACTCCGGCGGGACGTCGACGATCTTCACCGACGCTGCGCCCGCGGCATAGGCATACGCAGCGAAGGTACGCATTGCGTTCCGCCCGGGCGGATCATTGTCCGGCCACAAAACGAGGTCGCGCCCAGCCAAGTCCAGCATCTCCGTCTTCCGTACCCCGGAGGCACCGTTCATCCATGTCACAGCGACGTGATCGGGAAATAGCGCGCCAGCGGCATCGGCGGTCTTCTCGCCCTCGACAACCAGGACGGGATCGTTTGGCCGCTTTGCTAGCAGGTCGAGCCCATATAGTGGCCGTGGTGCTTCGACGGCGGTCATCCAAAAGACGGGACCCTTACCGTCAAATCTGCCACAATATCGAAGCTGTCGTATTTCCTTGCGCTCGCTTGGGTGGTCGAAACGAAGAACCGCTTGGATCAACTCGCCAGCGCTCGAGCGATACGAGAAGGCCGTGACCTGGTATCCAGCAGCTAGCCACCGATCAACCCTCTTCCGCTCGCCGTCTTTTAACGCGTTCATCGCTCCCCGGGCGCTCAATTCCGGCGGGAACGGCACGATCGCCCCGTCGTAGTGATGCCCACTTTCACGCCCCTTCTCGATCCGCTCAGCAACGGTAAGCGGCGGCGCATCAGCATTCTGCGTTTCTTGTGTTCTAGACATGACTTTCCCCACGCTGATGCCAAAGCAACAGCGGCTATTGATTGATGATTTGGTGATGGGACGATCCCGGCGCGCTACCTTCGCGTGGGATCGTCCCGTTATGACGCTACTGCTCTACAGTAGGGCGGCGAGCAGTTGGTCATCGCGCCACTGCTTCCATGCATCCAGCTCATGCGCTTTCCACCCGATCAACAGCGCACTCATTCCTACGGGAAGCGGGAAGCCATGGAGCTTGACCAGGAGGGGCAGCTGAGCCGCTGAATATGCCACCCGTCGGATCGCCTGAGCCGTCGTCAGGACATCAAAATCAGCTGGGGCACGATCGAGCGAATGGATTGCGTCGAGGCCCTGGAGGCGACGATATACGTCGTTCATGCTGACCTCCCCTGCATGCCGCTTGCCGATACCGTTGAAGCCAGCGGACGGGAATTTATCCACTCGGCGATGGCGCTTGTTCGCCAGCCGACTCGGGCTGGCCCAAGGCGTACCCGATCGGGGAACGTACCGGCCGCGACCATCCGGTATATATGGCTCGCGCTATAGCCCACGAGCTCCTGTACCTTTGCTAAAGACAGGACGGGGTCGATGGAGGGTGAGGGTGAGATTGCGTTCATGTGCATGTCCTTTCTTGCGTGAACGCAATCCAGGTATGCGGGTCCGCCGCGGCAGTCCAAACAACTCGCGGCTAGAGAAATACCACGATCAGGCTCTTACTTTAGCGGAATGCGGCCGACCTGCGCTTCTCGCCGCGGCGTCGATCGTCTCCCAGGCGCTGTGGAGCTCGGGTAGGTTGAACTTGATGCCCGTTATCGTGAGCGCGTCCGCAACAAATTTTTCGCACTTGCCAGTAAGGTAGGCGACGACGTTCTCTTGCCGAACCGCGGCGGTCTTCAACCCCGCCATCGACCATGTTTGATGAGCACCTACCCAATACAGCCGACATGACGATAGGGCGCCGCGCACGACCATGTTCGGCACCGGCCCGCGCGGAAGCCGTGCCCGGATCGCAAGATTTGCCATTGCTGCGAGCCGTCGATCCACGGCGTCCCACAATCCTGGCGGGCAGGGCGCGTCAGCCGAGAGCGCGTCAAGGTCCAGTGGCTCAACCGGCTGCCCGTGGAACTCACCTACGCTATCGTCACAGGACGTGCGGAACAGGGTCTGGAGGTTGCTGATGCCGGACGGCAGGAAGAGGTTCTCTGGGCCGCCAGTATCGACGTTGAAAATTGCCTCCAGCAGGGCCGGCTCAAACTGCACCTGCTCATTGAACGCGTTCCAGTCGCGATATAGCCGTTCCAAGCCAGCACGCATTGCAGCGGCTTCCTTCTGCATCAACTTGGCCAGAGCGTAACCTTGGCACCGCCGCTCCGCCATTCGATCAGGTTCAAATGACTTTTCGCCCTGATCGCGGCAAGACAGACCGAAGAGGTGGTCCAGAAGCTCTTCAAGCTCGGCGCTAGACTCCAAGCCGTGACGCTTTGCCAGTGCCTCGGCCGTCTCAGCGATGTACGGCATGCCGACGACGATATTGTCGCTTAGCGGCTCACGAGGGATAGCAACCTTGTCTCCCATTTGGCTAACGCCTTCCGCTTCTCATCCAAATAGCCATGCCGGTTGTATATGCGGTCTACCTTGCCCGTCTCGTGGTTCACCACCTTACGGGCGACAATTTCAGAAACGCCTAGCTCCGCAAGCTTGGTTCTCACTGTGCGGCGAATGTCGTGAATCGTCCACCCACCCGTGCCAGAGAGCCGGTCCAGTTCCTGCTTAACCTTGTTAAAATTGCTGCTGGGTCGATTGCCACCGGTAGTGCTGAATACATATGCCTCGGGTCCGTACTTTGGCAGCGACGCCAGCGTCGTCAGCGCAGATTTTGAAAGTGGTACCGCGTGGGGTCGATCCTTCTTCACCTTCTCACGAGGGATGGTCCAAATTGTACCTTCAACCTCATGCCACTGCATGGTCGCGACTTCGCTGCGTCGCTGTCCCGTTAGTAGGAACATCCGGTACATGGCACCGAACGGCGCAGGCAATTTCGATGTCGCTTTCCAAACAGCGACGATTTCGTGATCGGACAGCACACGGTCTCGTTCGGTGGTTCGTCCTGGCGATTTGACGCCGTCACAAGGGTTGGTGCCAATCATGTCGCGACCGGCCGCCCAATTGAACATCATCTTCAAGTGGCGAAGATGGTTAATCGCCGCCTGCGGTTTCCCCTCAGCAACGATGTCGTCGATCACGGCGATGATGTCTCGGCGCGATATATCGGCAACCCGGCGCTTTGTGAACTGGTCCATCCTAGCATGGCGGAGTCCGCTCGCGACATTCCTCCACGATCGCGCGTTCGGCCTAAGGTGCTTCTCGACGTAGCTTTCGACTAGATCGCTGTACGTTAGGGTGCTTTCCTGACGCGACCGGTGTTCACGTGCATCGATACCTTCCTGCGCTTTGCGCATGACGTCCAATGCGGACAATCTGGCGTTTGCCAAGCTGACGACCGGAAAGCGACCTAGGGTTTTTCGGGTTAGCTTTCCGTTGCGCCGAAACATAACGGAGAACGTCCGTACACCTAACGATGTAACTCGCAGGTGCAACCCAGGGCAGAGGCCGTCGATATACTCGGCGCGACCTTCGGCAGGGGTAAGCGATGCGGCTTGAAGCCATCTATTTGTGAAGCGAACAGTGGGCATAATGAACCTGCGCCGTTGGAACAGGTATTTAAGTAGTATCAATATTTTTAGTTTGGCAACACCTCTATCGATCCAGTTCTACATTCATCATGCGACATGCATGTAAATGCAACGCCATGATGAAGCATGCAACCTCGTAAAATAAATTACCGAGCACAACCTGAACAGGATGCGGGGTAACGGCCGGGGTAACGAACGACTAAGCTTTGGTGCGTTAGTATGATGTTGCATGCAAAATCGTCAGTACGCTCGACAAGGTAAATGACGTTGTATGCTATACTATGAGAGACCATCGCGGCAGCTTGCCAAGGTTGGGGTCGAGGGTTCGAATCCCTTCGCCCGCTCCAGTTTTTCAGCACATAGCGAAAAATGCCGCAAGGCGATCCCGACTATCGGGATCATCCCCGGCCGAACCGTTCGATCGTCAGCGGCGCGATATCGATAGCCGGCATATCCCCCCTCGCAAGCGCGGCGACGATGCCGGCGGTGACGGGAGCGAGCGTCAATCCGAGATGCTGGTGACCGAACGCGTAGAGCAGATTGTCGATACGGCGTGATC contains:
- a CDS encoding site-specific integrase, with protein sequence MDQFTKRRVADISRRDIIAVIDDIVAEGKPQAAINHLRHLKMMFNWAAGRDMIGTNPCDGVKSPGRTTERDRVLSDHEIVAVWKATSKLPAPFGAMYRMFLLTGQRRSEVATMQWHEVEGTIWTIPREKVKKDRPHAVPLSKSALTTLASLPKYGPEAYVFSTTGGNRPSSNFNKVKQELDRLSGTGGWTIHDIRRTVRTKLAELGVSEIVARKVVNHETGKVDRIYNRHGYLDEKRKALAKWETRLLSLVSR
- a CDS encoding AlpA family phage regulatory protein, which codes for MVAAGTFPDRVRLGPARVGWRTSAIAEWINSRPLASTVSASGMQGRSA
- a CDS encoding DUF5906 domain-containing protein; translation: MSRTQETQNADAPPLTVAERIEKGRESGHHYDGAIVPFPPELSARGAMNALKDGERKRVDRWLAAGYQVTAFSYRSSAGELIQAVLRFDHPSERKEIRQLRYCGRFDGKGPVFWMTAVEAPRPLYGLDLLAKRPNDPVLVVEGEKTADAAGALFPDHVAVTWMNGASGVRKTEMLDLAGRDLVLWPDNDPPGRNAMRTFAAYAYAAGAASVKIVDVPPEFGEKWDLADPVPEGLSDSELIQALLASARRIDPSSVAHITNDAREEAEQHRLLGYKPGYTKVEIAHAAVALSVLDADMYAAEWRRIARCLFYAYGEAGLAVFDEWSQDSEGKYRTGEPAKLWAGYAHEKAFRADSLAWLFRKAAAVVRERSKNGVGSIPNVEIGQAAIATASVEELNEDHAIVVRGGKVGVLWESFDPRFGRYTETYLSKRDFVDRFVRSIELPHDDERQTKKKDKRMSQGDLWFSSPRRRSYDNVIFAPGQSLSSEFLNLWRGFAVEPVDNPDGWRLLKEHLRLHVAGGDEAGYQYILNWLAFAVQHLDKPIGTALVLLGKKGAGKSIIIELFGYLFGQHTFVTSRMDDAIGRFNDRLETTVLLGLEEAIAPQNRAADGTLKDLVTRTTLRLEGKFFGVWTAPNHLRIIVTSNNEHVVRADGSERRYAVFEVTNPHQADPNARRAYFGRMVEQMETGGYAAMLGELLSRDIRGWNAEVIPETEALKRQKLLNLVNDPVRAYLYERLTEGVQITTGTASLGSPVHHWSETDTVNVPARDLSEDFRLFATSQGMAFSERQLAMQLPKYMPSGFKSTTKRVSNGDYSSSTVRVYPFPALEIARARFEEVTGLLIARDG
- a CDS encoding HNH endonuclease, producing the protein MSRIFLGVTHRPWFDFLAKRAPDEVNFWQPSGTGAFKALQPGDLFLFKLKGADGAIGGGGVFGHASLAPVSLAWDAFGEKNGNASLAEMRATIGKLRRDAVHAAGRNDPVIGCRILTEPFFWQPADWIPVPADWHSNIVVGKGYDANSDEGLQLWHAVQERLAMTPAAPVPANGARYGAPMLMRQRLGQGAFRLAVTDGYNRRCAVSGEKTLPILDAAHIRSYADGGDHDVANGLLLRTDIHRLFDLGYVTVTDKRTFAVSERLKADFDNGVHYYAMQGQELATPTRGFPPASLDALRWHRENRYLG